A DNA window from Thiothrix subterranea contains the following coding sequences:
- a CDS encoding sensor histidine kinase has product MNVDPSQRTRLLRLGIPLLLAWAVAWLLGIAILAKVAIDLRAELRETDLDTELALYATSVYGLTWFDEEGVFHDEILRLEHDLLDAPYDIWVVEPGNPPTRHFTPAHPRFNLTDFAPLQTTVMGQGQDIYLDGQDTDGKPYRLHAIPTFMDQGDTSTPKAMIITVADPTPGQAAYQAFVQRIVGASALLGILGLLVGVGLTAWSLRPVLAALRQRERFLSATAHELRTPVAALRSICESAQRGDEAPQLALTRMDGLLRSATHTLEDLLLFARLDAGASLERQPVRLDLLVETLLPDDDSVTLDAAATVVNLDPRLATVAVRNLLENARKHGVASVQSHIHITVTGAQVTVEDQGKGFSAELLARRETDFALSPTQGGTGLGLAIVNMVARLHGGALRLENRVEGGARVTVSFA; this is encoded by the coding sequence ATGAACGTTGACCCCAGTCAGCGGACGCGGTTGTTGCGGCTGGGCATCCCGTTGCTGTTGGCGTGGGCTGTGGCATGGCTGCTGGGCATTGCCATCCTCGCCAAAGTCGCCATCGACTTGCGGGCGGAACTGCGCGAAACCGACCTTGATACTGAACTTGCCCTCTACGCCACCTCGGTGTACGGTCTGACGTGGTTTGACGAAGAGGGTGTATTCCACGATGAAATATTGCGGTTGGAACACGATCTGCTGGATGCGCCGTATGACATCTGGGTAGTCGAACCGGGCAACCCGCCCACCCGCCATTTCACCCCGGCGCACCCGCGTTTCAACCTCACCGATTTCGCGCCACTGCAAACCACCGTGATGGGGCAAGGGCAGGATATTTACCTTGACGGGCAGGATACCGACGGCAAGCCGTACCGCCTGCACGCCATCCCCACTTTTATGGATCAGGGCGACACCAGTACCCCCAAAGCCATGATCATTACCGTTGCCGACCCGACACCGGGGCAAGCGGCGTATCAGGCATTCGTGCAGCGGATTGTTGGGGCAAGCGCCTTGCTGGGCATCCTCGGTTTGCTGGTCGGGGTCGGGCTGACGGCGTGGAGTTTGCGCCCGGTGCTGGCTGCGTTACGTCAGCGCGAACGTTTCCTGTCCGCTACCGCTCACGAATTACGTACTCCGGTTGCCGCCTTGCGCAGCATTTGCGAATCCGCCCAGCGTGGCGACGAAGCCCCGCAACTCGCCCTGACGCGCATGGATGGCCTGTTGCGCAGCGCCACCCACACGCTCGAAGACCTGCTGCTGTTTGCGCGGCTGGATGCGGGGGCAAGTCTGGAACGCCAACCCGTGCGGCTGGATTTGCTGGTCGAAACCCTGCTGCCCGACGACGATTCGGTAACGCTGGATGCGGCTGCCACGGTGGTCAATCTCGATCCCCGGCTGGCAACGGTGGCGGTGCGCAATTTGCTGGAAAATGCCCGCAAGCACGGTGTTGCCTCCGTTCAGTCACACATCCACATTACGGTGACGGGTGCGCAAGTCACGGTTGAAGATCAGGGCAAGGGCTTTTCTGCCGAATTGCTGGCACGGCGGGAAACCGATTTCGCGTTGTCGCCGACGCAAGGTGGCACGGGCTTGGGGCTGGCGATTGTGAATATGGTGGCGCGGCTGCATGGCGGCGCGTTGCGGCTGGAAAATCGGGTAGAGGGCGGGGCGCGGGTGACGGTGAGTTTTGCGTGA
- a CDS encoding response regulator transcription factor, whose product MRILLAEDHTELREAIARRLRALGNSVDEVSSLREIRTYLNGAHYDVGVFDRMLPDGDSLTLLQALRNAANRTPILLLTARDRIEDRVEGLQVGADDYLVKPFAMDELLARINVLARRGEPLRDTILRIADLEVDSGRHEVRRAGVLIPLRPKEYAVLELLAVRNRRAVSRNDILEYCWDTLESPASNVEETIIASLRRKLGEPALIKTVRGHGYKLDDAHER is encoded by the coding sequence ATGCGCATTCTGCTTGCCGAAGACCATACCGAACTCCGCGAAGCTATCGCCCGACGGCTTCGCGCCCTCGGCAACAGCGTGGATGAAGTGTCCAGCCTCCGCGAAATCCGCACCTACCTGAACGGCGCACACTACGACGTAGGCGTGTTTGACCGCATGTTGCCCGACGGCGATTCCCTCACCCTGTTGCAAGCATTACGCAATGCTGCCAACCGTACCCCGATCCTACTGCTGACCGCCCGCGACCGCATCGAAGACCGGGTGGAAGGCTTGCAAGTCGGCGCTGACGATTATCTGGTGAAACCATTCGCAATGGATGAGTTGCTTGCCCGCATCAACGTCCTAGCGCGACGTGGCGAACCGTTACGCGACACCATCTTGCGGATAGCAGATTTGGAAGTGGATAGCGGGCGACACGAAGTGCGTCGCGCCGGAGTGCTGATCCCCTTGCGCCCCAAAGAATACGCCGTGCTGGAACTGCTGGCAGTACGCAACCGCCGCGCCGTGTCGCGTAACGACATCCTCGAATATTGCTGGGATACGCTGGAAAGCCCCGCCTCCAACGTTGAAGAAACCATCATTGCCTCGCTGCGGCGCAAGCTGGGCGAACCTGCCCTGATCAAAACCGTGCGCGGTCACGGCTACAAGCTGGACGATGCTCATGAACGTTGA
- a CDS encoding DUF58 domain-containing protein, giving the protein MQTVTPLLTETELQSLYQRARSASTDSSLQNLLEQRQAGDVASRYRGAGLDYAESRPYQPGDEPRFIHWSVTARTGKPHVKQFREERRPAVFILLDRRRAMRFGTKVRTKAAQAARVAALAAFAATQQGWAVSGVVLEAQQHWFPAATDTHAAWEFVRQCAGTCPPLPTTHEPTLASILPLINASVVRGTHVYLLSDFTDLDAACEAHILQLLQHHPLFTVQVLDTAECELPAAGRLNLQGLDGVTHHVNLADPVLREQFRQQAAALHDGQAQRLRGWGCHYTQLLTEVDAPELTVPLPHGMGT; this is encoded by the coding sequence ATGCAGACCGTTACGCCACTCCTCACCGAAACCGAACTGCAATCCCTGTACCAACGCGCCCGCAGTGCTTCCACCGATAGTTCCCTGCAAAACCTGTTGGAACAACGCCAAGCGGGTGACGTAGCCTCGCGTTATCGCGGTGCAGGGCTGGATTACGCCGAAAGCCGCCCCTACCAACCCGGCGACGAACCGCGATTCATCCACTGGAGCGTCACCGCCCGCACCGGCAAACCGCACGTCAAACAATTCCGCGAAGAACGCCGCCCCGCCGTTTTCATCCTGCTGGATCGGCGCCGCGCCATGCGTTTCGGCACGAAAGTACGCACCAAAGCCGCGCAAGCCGCCCGCGTTGCCGCACTCGCCGCCTTCGCCGCCACACAACAAGGTTGGGCAGTTTCCGGTGTCGTGTTGGAAGCGCAACAGCACTGGTTTCCCGCCGCCACCGATACCCATGCCGCATGGGAGTTTGTGCGCCAGTGCGCAGGAACTTGCCCACCGTTACCGACTACGCATGAACCTACCTTGGCAAGTATTTTGCCGCTCATCAATGCGTCTGTGGTACGCGGCACACACGTCTATCTACTCAGCGATTTCACCGATCTCGACGCGGCTTGTGAGGCGCATATCCTGCAACTTCTCCAGCATCACCCGCTGTTCACGGTGCAAGTGCTGGACACTGCCGAATGCGAATTACCCGCTGCCGGACGTTTAAACCTGCAAGGGTTGGATGGCGTTACCCACCACGTCAATCTGGCTGATCCCGTGTTGCGCGAACAATTCCGCCAGCAAGCAGCGGCATTGCATGATGGGCAAGCGCAACGTTTACGTGGCTGGGGATGCCATTACACACAACTCCTCACAGAGGTGGATGCGCCAGAATTGACAGTACCACTACCGCATGGAATGGGGACATGA
- a CDS encoding type II toxin-antitoxin system PemK/MazF family toxin, translating into MKRGEIRWYTFKEPDKRRPVMILLRSDIIPYLGEVTIAPITTTIRDIPSEVALSVQDGMPRECAINFDHIQTVQKGKLGALITTLSVHKLAEVDQAVSFALSLNGFDGF; encoded by the coding sequence ATGAAGCGTGGTGAAATTCGTTGGTACACCTTTAAAGAGCCGGATAAACGTCGCCCAGTAATGATTTTGCTGCGTTCTGACATTATCCCGTATTTGGGTGAGGTGACTATCGCGCCGATTACCACCACCATCCGCGACATTCCCAGCGAAGTAGCATTGAGCGTGCAGGATGGTATGCCGCGTGAATGTGCCATCAATTTCGACCACATCCAGACAGTGCAGAAAGGCAAGTTGGGCGCTTTGATAACCACGCTTTCTGTGCACAAACTGGCGGAAGTTGATCAGGCTGTCAGTTTTGCGTTGAGCTTGAATGGTTTTGATGGGTTTTGA
- a CDS encoding CopG family ribbon-helix-helix protein — MRTLQMTLDDDLVAELDQVVQESHTNRSAFTREALRMAIAVYHQRKLVEKHRAGYLRHPVAPDEFSVWEEEQAWGDE; from the coding sequence ATGCGAACCTTGCAAATGACCCTCGATGACGATCTGGTGGCTGAACTCGATCAGGTTGTTCAGGAAAGCCACACCAACCGTTCCGCCTTCACCCGCGAAGCCTTGCGCATGGCAATTGCGGTCTACCATCAGCGCAAATTGGTGGAAAAACACCGTGCTGGCTACTTGCGTCACCCTGTTGCCCCCGACGAATTTTCAGTGTGGGAAGAAGAACAAGCGTGGGGTGATGAATGA
- a CDS encoding AAA family ATPase, whose amino-acid sequence MQTQTEFLQLRSHLEQVIVGQSALLDRLMIALLTGGHILLESLPGLAKTTAVTTLASGVHASFQRIQFTPDLMPGDLTGTDIFEPQHGTFRFIPGPLFHEIVLADEINRAPPKVQSALLEAMQEHQITVGGVTRPLPELFIVMATQNPLEQSGTYPLPEAQLDRFLLHVVLQYPSADDELLILQRDRARHYGADKPVLHSPLHPQQVLQARREVAEVHVAPELERYIVALVGATRDLGQFDAAWAEYLQVGASPRASIALLRASSALAYLRGREYVVPDDIIDIAPDVLRHRLVLGYAARAAGVDANAVVRKVLAGVAIP is encoded by the coding sequence GTGCAAACCCAAACCGAATTCCTGCAACTACGTTCCCATCTCGAACAGGTGATTGTGGGGCAATCTGCCTTGCTCGACCGCCTAATGATTGCACTGCTCACGGGCGGGCATATCCTGCTGGAAAGCCTGCCCGGTCTGGCGAAAACCACCGCTGTTACCACGCTTGCCAGCGGTGTCCACGCCAGCTTCCAGCGCATCCAGTTCACACCGGATTTGATGCCGGGGGATTTGACCGGCACGGATATTTTCGAGCCGCAACACGGCACATTCCGCTTCATACCGGGGCCGTTATTCCACGAAATCGTGCTGGCGGATGAGATCAACCGCGCTCCGCCCAAAGTGCAATCCGCGCTGCTCGAAGCCATGCAGGAACACCAGATCACCGTCGGCGGCGTGACCCGCCCCTTGCCCGAACTCTTCATCGTGATGGCGACGCAAAACCCGCTGGAACAAAGCGGCACGTACCCCTTGCCCGAAGCGCAACTTGACCGCTTTTTGCTGCATGTGGTGCTGCAATACCCCTCGGCTGACGACGAATTGTTGATTCTGCAACGCGATCGGGCGCGGCATTACGGCGCGGATAAACCTGTGCTGCATTCACCCTTGCACCCGCAACAGGTATTGCAGGCACGGCGGGAAGTTGCCGAGGTGCATGTTGCGCCGGAACTGGAGCGGTATATTGTCGCGCTGGTCGGGGCTACCCGCGATTTGGGGCAGTTTGATGCAGCGTGGGCAGAGTATTTACAGGTGGGGGCATCGCCGCGTGCGTCGATTGCGTTGCTGCGAGCCAGTAGCGCCTTGGCGTATTTGCGCGGGCGTGAGTATGTTGTGCCGGATGATATTATCGACATTGCGCCGGACGTGTTGCGCCATCGGCTGGTGTTGGGGTATGCGGCACGAGCGGCGGGCGTGGATGCGAATGCGGTGGTGAGGAAGGTATTGGCGGGCGTGGCGATTCCGTGA